Proteins from one Cryptomeria japonica chromosome 4, Sugi_1.0, whole genome shotgun sequence genomic window:
- the LOC131875533 gene encoding uncharacterized protein LOC131875533, which translates to MASSTPRATPRSGRQRDKAWKYGIAGSKKGEVTCTECTRWMTGGINRLKYHLAQIPGYGVEACPKSTPEIIREMKAILAENDMHKEERQKTREAMAAAMNPTLSTSGPIGHSRGRQSLSSFGDNEGEASGTPVRSDPNFFVPRNVPGVQPSLEGTGWNREKHEQARIAASNFWFYNNLSFNAANNVYWESFVNACIVAGKGFKAPTGHDFSGPLLEKAVKNTEGVVDDQKRYWKRKGCSILSDGWTDGRNRTLLNFLVASNGAMVFIKSVDASNEIKNAETLCNLLDGVVREVGVENVVQIITDNAAAYVSAGRMLMQRHPSITWSPCAAHCLDLVLEDIGKIGWVKKVVEDAKSVTKFIYNHTWVLALMRKHTNGKDLVRPGVTRFASHFITLQSILSAIPHLKQMFVSDAWLGSAYSKRPEAEKIVTIVFDEGFNKSGEELTAVTEPLVRVLRMVDGEGMPMGFIYEAMDRAKEAISHYYRGNARKCEIFWRIIDRRWTNQLHQPIHAFAYFLNPKFYFSDSFRADEEVMAGVITCIDKMTPDPELRDKVLDELEIYKSAEGRLFSSQLAIDRRGKQQPDLWWENYGAGTPNLQKIAIRVLSQPCSASGCERNWSVFESIHTKKRNRLSQKRLNDLVFVRYNLRLRVRQVEGVSHEAIDLDEIDPYGDWTMNEQNDGDDVLTEEEIAEIERGAAQDAEGARLDEDEDEDEDDDEDYDFEEESSHHLDTTTSTATTSSSRPEKLSYIRKNTKRKM; encoded by the exons atggcaagttcaactccaagggcaaccccaaggtcaggaagacaaagagataaagcttggaaatatgggattgcaggaagcaaaaagggggaggtcacttgcaccgaatgcacaagatggatgactggtggaatcaatagattaaaataccaccttgcacaaatacctggatatggtgtggaggcatgccccaaatcaactcctgaaattattagagagatgaaggccattcttgctgagaatgatatgcataaggaagaaaggcaaaaaacaagagaagccatggcagctgcaatgaatcccacattgtccacttcgggtcccattggtcacagtcggggtcgtcagtcactttcatcttttggtgacaatgagggtgaggctagtggcactcctgttagatcagaccctaatttttttgtaccacgcaatgttccaggtgtacaaccttcacttgaaggtacaggatggaatagagagaagcatgaacaagcacggatagcagcttcaaacttttggttttacaataatctatctttcaatgcagcaaacaatgtgtattgggaaagttttgttaatgcatgtatagtggcgggtaaggggtttaaggccccaacaggtcatgacttcagtgggccattgctagagaaagctgtgaaaaatacagaaggtgtggttgatgatcagaaaaggtattggaagagaaaaggatgcagcattttatctgatggatggacagatggacggaataggactcttctcaacttcttggtggcttcaaatggtgcaatggtattcataaagtctgttgatgcctcaaatgaaataaaaaatgcagagactttgtgtaatctgttggatggtgtggttcgggaagttggagttgagaatgttgtccaaattatcacggacaacgcagctgcatatgtatctgcaggtagaatgcttatgcagaggcatccttcgattacatggagtccttgtgctgcacattgcttggacttggtgctagaggacattgggaagattggatgggtgaagaaggtggttgaagatgcaaaaagtgtcaccaaattcatctacaaccatacttgggtgcttgctttgatgagaaaacacacaaatggcaaggaccttgtgcgacctggagtgacacgatttgctagccacttcatcactttgcagagcattcttagtgccattcctcatcttaagcagatgtttgtgtcagatgcttggttggggtctgcatactccaaaagacctgaagcagagaagattgtgaccattgtttttgatgaagggttcaataaaagtggagaggagttgactgcg gtgacagaacctttggtgagggttcttcgtatggtggatggagagggcatgccaatgggtttcatttatgaggccatggatagggccaaagaggccatttcacattactatcgtggaaatgcaagaaaatgtgaaatcttttggcgcatcattgatcgtaggtggacaaaccaactccaccaaccgatacatgccttcgcctactttttgaacccgaaattctacttctctgattcatttagggctgatgaggaggtcatggcaggtgttattacatgcattgataagatgacacctgatcctgagttgagagacaaggttcttgatgagttggag atctacaaaagtgcagaggggagactcttctcatcacaactagcaattgataggagaggaaaacaacaaccag atttatggtgggagaattatggtgccggcacgcctaatcttcaaaagatagctatccgtgttttgtctcagccatgcagtgcttctgggtgtgaacgaaattggagtgtctttgaaagcattcacacaaagaagagaaatagattgtcacaaaagcggctcaatgatctagtatttgttcggtacaaccttcgccttcgagttagacaggtggagggtgtttcacatgaggccattgacttggatgaaattgatccatatggtgattggaccatgaatgaacaaaatgatggtgatgatgtccttaccgaagaagaaattgcagaaatagagagaggagcagcacaagatgcagaaggagcaagattggatgaagatgaggacgaagatgaggatgatgatgaggactatgactttgaagaagaatcatctcaccatttagataccacaacatccactgctactacttctagctcaaggcctgaaaaattgagctatattaggaaaaatacaaagaggaagatgtag